A single window of Leclercia adecarboxylata DNA harbors:
- a CDS encoding YfiR family protein, producing the protein MLSMPCGLAIGGTLSETDKSVRSIVSGIVSYTRWPALSGKPNLCIFASSHYVEALSAEGPDALPYTPVIIHDDQEALSAECHALYFGSESPTHQLELSQAFHARPLLLIAEQNPQCLIGSAFCLIIDSARVRFSVNLDMLSRSGVRVNPDVLMLARNTKHE; encoded by the coding sequence ATGTTATCAATGCCCTGTGGGCTCGCTATTGGCGGAACCTTATCCGAAACGGATAAATCGGTACGTTCTATTGTCTCCGGGATCGTCAGTTACACCCGTTGGCCTGCGCTTTCCGGCAAGCCGAACCTGTGTATTTTCGCCTCCTCCCATTATGTTGAGGCGCTCAGTGCCGAGGGTCCGGACGCGCTGCCCTACACCCCGGTCATTATTCATGACGACCAGGAAGCATTGAGTGCAGAATGTCACGCGCTCTATTTCGGCAGCGAATCCCCGACCCACCAGCTTGAATTAAGTCAGGCGTTTCATGCCAGACCGTTACTATTAATTGCGGAGCAAAACCCGCAGTGCCTTATAGGTAGTGCTTTCTGCCTGATAATAGACAGCGCCAGAGTAAGATTTTCCGTCAATCTGGATATGCTGTCGCGCAGCGGAGTCAGAGTTAATCCTGATGTGTTAATGCTCGCACGGAATACTAAGCATGAATAA
- the dgcN gene encoding diguanylate cyclase DgcN, giving the protein MNKEITSAPRPTFKRTLRRISIISVLITMTLIWLLLCIASVVTLKQYAQRNLELTSATMSRSLEAALVFNDATAANEALASLGKQGQFSAAELLDRYDHRFASWSMGPNDKADPLSQLASQWLFPHPIRQRIWHNNLPIGELHLTARDSLIGHFLWTSLAVLTGCLLFASLVAITITRALHNGVVTALQNITDVVHDVRTNRNFSRRVSEERIDEFHRFGQDFNSLLDEMEEWQLKLQAKNAQLMRTAMHDPLTGLANRAAFRTRIAALMSDSSARTNSALLFLDGDDFKRINDTWGHAAGDCVLIEVARRMVEFGGEQHQSYRLGGDEFAIILYGVHSEHEVLRLCAALTQQFSPSYDLHNGFSSRMSLSIGFALSWQHHSVEALLEQADRNMYLVKHQRSKNHTVERNTLC; this is encoded by the coding sequence ATGAATAAGGAAATTACTTCAGCGCCGCGTCCAACATTCAAAAGGACTCTGCGGCGCATCAGTATAATTAGCGTCCTAATTACTATGACGCTCATCTGGTTATTATTGTGCATCGCTTCTGTGGTGACGCTGAAACAGTATGCGCAACGCAACCTTGAATTAACCAGCGCCACCATGAGCCGCAGTCTGGAGGCAGCGCTGGTCTTCAATGATGCTACCGCTGCTAACGAAGCGCTGGCCTCTCTTGGTAAGCAAGGGCAGTTCTCAGCAGCGGAACTGCTGGATCGCTACGATCATCGCTTTGCCAGCTGGTCGATGGGGCCGAACGACAAAGCGGATCCGCTCAGCCAGTTGGCCAGCCAGTGGTTATTCCCCCATCCCATCAGACAGCGCATCTGGCACAACAATTTACCGATCGGCGAGTTACATCTCACCGCACGGGATAGCCTGATCGGCCACTTTCTCTGGACCTCGCTGGCGGTATTAACCGGCTGTCTTCTGTTTGCCTCCCTGGTGGCAATAACCATCACCCGTGCACTGCACAATGGCGTGGTGACCGCCCTGCAAAACATTACCGATGTGGTGCATGACGTACGTACAAACCGGAACTTCTCCCGCCGGGTATCCGAGGAGCGCATTGATGAATTTCATCGCTTCGGTCAGGACTTCAACAGCCTGCTGGATGAAATGGAAGAGTGGCAGTTAAAGTTGCAGGCTAAAAACGCCCAGCTGATGCGCACCGCCATGCACGATCCGCTCACCGGACTGGCTAACCGGGCCGCTTTTCGCACCCGCATCGCCGCGCTGATGAGTGATTCCTCCGCGCGGACCAACTCCGCCCTGCTCTTCCTGGACGGAGATGACTTTAAGCGTATTAACGATACCTGGGGCCATGCCGCAGGCGATTGTGTACTGATTGAAGTAGCCCGCAGAATGGTCGAGTTTGGCGGCGAACAACATCAATCTTACCGTCTGGGTGGGGATGAGTTTGCCATCATTCTGTATGGCGTCCATTCAGAACACGAAGTGCTGCGTCTCTGCGCCGCGCTGACGCAACAATTTAGCCCGTCCTATGACCTGCACAACGGGTTCTCCTCCCGAATGTCCCTCAGTATTGGCTTCGCGCTGAGCTGGCAGCATCACTCCGTTGAAGCCTTACTGGAGCAAGCCGACCGGAATATGTATCTGGTGAAGCATCAACGTTCAAAAAATCACACCGTAGAAAGGAACACATTATGTTAA
- a CDS encoding OmpA family protein yields the protein MLRRYVAPLFMASMLLAGCQTPQGKFTAEQVATMKSYGFNEINGDWSLGLSAKILFGKNEYKLQPESEQQIKSMAARLAATGLKHARMDGHTDNYGEESYNKALSLKRANVVADAWAQGATIPRSNLTTQGLGQQYPVADNKTGQGRAENRRVAVVISTP from the coding sequence ATGTTAAGGCGATACGTCGCACCGCTCTTTATGGCATCAATGCTGCTGGCTGGATGCCAGACGCCACAGGGCAAATTTACCGCTGAGCAGGTCGCCACCATGAAGTCTTACGGCTTTAATGAGATAAACGGGGACTGGTCGCTTGGCCTTTCGGCAAAGATCCTGTTTGGTAAAAACGAGTATAAGCTGCAGCCTGAAAGCGAGCAGCAGATTAAAAGCATGGCAGCGCGCCTTGCGGCGACCGGCCTGAAACACGCCCGGATGGACGGCCATACCGATAACTACGGTGAAGAGAGCTACAACAAAGCGTTATCCCTGAAGCGGGCCAATGTGGTTGCCGATGCCTGGGCGCAGGGTGCCACTATTCCACGCAGTAATCTGACGACCCAGGGCCTGGGTCAGCAATATCCTGTCGCGGATAATAAAACCGGCCAGGGACGTGCCGAAAACCGCCGCGTGGCGGTGGTGATCAGCACGCCCTGA
- a CDS encoding PepSY domain-containing protein has product MTTCTPRAAWGHLLRRLHFYIGLFVGPFIFIAALSGTLYVATPQLENALYHHALFSETGGAIRPLAEQIAVAEKVTGGELRLQAVRPGLTSGETTRVMYIDPALKASENRAIFIDPVSLEVRGDMTVYGTSGILPLRQKIDYLHQSLLLGDVGRIYSELAASWMWIAALGGIALWFYTRPKRRINNRFQNRRRLHVSLGWSLLLGMLLFSATGLTWSQWAGSNVDKLRAEMNWLTPQVNTQLHGSAEAADPHAEHHGHHMTMPMPEMKPDLALYDGVLRAANAAGIDATKLEIRPAKSASTAWTVTEIDRSWPTQVDAVAVDPTTLKVIDRTRFGDYPLMAKLTRWGVDFHMGVLFGLPNQLVLIAFGIALCVMIVWGYRMWWMRRPRQTATDPAQTLCQSWLALPLGGRVVSLTISVVLGLIMPVMGCSLALFVVIDWLRWRAAVRVSLTESRE; this is encoded by the coding sequence ATGACTACCTGCACTCCGCGCGCAGCATGGGGCCACCTGCTGCGTCGTCTTCACTTCTATATTGGTCTGTTTGTCGGGCCGTTTATCTTTATCGCCGCGCTCTCCGGAACGTTGTACGTCGCCACGCCGCAGCTGGAAAACGCGCTTTATCATCATGCGCTGTTCAGCGAGACCGGGGGCGCGATACGTCCTCTTGCTGAGCAAATTGCGGTAGCGGAAAAGGTCACCGGCGGGGAGCTACGGCTACAGGCGGTACGTCCGGGCCTGACATCAGGAGAAACCACCCGGGTGATGTACATTGACCCGGCGCTGAAAGCCTCGGAGAACCGGGCCATCTTTATCGATCCGGTCAGTCTGGAGGTGCGCGGGGATATGACCGTCTACGGCACCAGCGGTATCCTGCCGTTACGCCAGAAAATCGATTATCTGCACCAGTCTTTGCTGCTGGGGGATGTGGGGCGAATTTACAGCGAGCTGGCCGCGTCCTGGATGTGGATCGCTGCGCTGGGAGGGATTGCCCTGTGGTTCTATACCCGGCCAAAACGGCGCATCAATAACCGCTTCCAGAACCGCCGTCGTCTGCACGTTTCCCTCGGCTGGAGCCTGTTGCTGGGTATGCTGCTCTTCTCTGCGACCGGCCTGACCTGGTCCCAGTGGGCGGGCAGTAATGTGGATAAACTGCGGGCAGAGATGAACTGGCTCACGCCGCAGGTGAATACGCAGCTGCATGGCTCGGCGGAAGCCGCCGATCCGCATGCTGAGCACCACGGTCATCACATGACCATGCCGATGCCGGAGATGAAACCTGACCTGGCCCTGTATGATGGCGTGCTGCGGGCGGCAAATGCGGCGGGGATTGATGCCACGAAGCTGGAGATACGTCCGGCGAAGAGTGCCTCAACGGCGTGGACGGTGACGGAGATCGATCGCAGCTGGCCTACTCAGGTCGATGCGGTTGCCGTTGATCCCACTACCCTGAAGGTTATTGATCGCACCCGGTTTGGGGATTACCCGCTGATGGCTAAACTAACCCGCTGGGGCGTGGATTTCCATATGGGCGTGCTGTTTGGCCTGCCAAATCAGCTGGTGCTGATCGCCTTTGGTATCGCGCTGTGCGTCATGATTGTGTGGGGCTACCGGATGTGGTGGATGCGTCGGCCCCGGCAGACGGCAACGGATCCTGCGCAGACTCTGTGTCAGAGCTGGCTGGCGTTGCCGCTGGGGGGACGCGTGGTCTCTTTAACCATCAGCGTAGTACTGGGGCTCATAATGCCGGTAATGGGCTGTAGCCTGGCGCTGTTTGTGGTTATTGACTGGCTGCGCTGGCGCGCGGCAGTGCGTGTGTCTCTGACCGAATCGCGGGAATAA
- a CDS encoding DUF2946 domain-containing protein → MPRSDGGEVTTKQHQAQWQRIAAGLALFAILMIVFAPLVSVSLQKDPMSAMPGMHHDMSMMAEHHHAPSESVPVDHAEACGYCVLLAHVPGVILALVLLLCAVLLRQRLTPPRPVVHHWHFFPWLCPDTRAPPHLSA, encoded by the coding sequence ATGCCCCGCTCTGACGGAGGGGAAGTGACGACTAAACAGCATCAGGCACAGTGGCAACGTATCGCGGCAGGTCTCGCGTTATTTGCGATCCTGATGATCGTCTTCGCGCCGCTGGTCTCTGTCTCGTTGCAAAAAGATCCCATGAGCGCGATGCCCGGCATGCATCATGACATGAGCATGATGGCGGAGCACCACCACGCACCGTCTGAAAGTGTGCCTGTCGACCATGCCGAAGCCTGCGGTTACTGCGTCCTGCTGGCCCACGTTCCGGGCGTCATCCTGGCGCTGGTGCTGCTGTTATGCGCAGTCTTACTCAGACAGCGCCTTACGCCGCCGCGACCCGTCGTACACCACTGGCATTTCTTCCCCTGGCTCTGTCCCGATACCCGCGCGCCGCCGCACCTGTCTGCTTAA
- the rplS gene encoding 50S ribosomal protein L19, which yields MSNIIKQLEQEQMKQDVPSFRPGDTVEVKVWVVEGSKKRLQAFEGVVIAIRNRGLHSAFTVRKISNGEGVERVFQTHSPVVDSIAVKRRGAVRKAKLYYLRERTGKSARIKERLN from the coding sequence ATGAGCAACATTATTAAGCAACTTGAACAAGAGCAGATGAAGCAGGACGTACCTTCCTTCCGTCCGGGTGATACCGTGGAAGTGAAAGTATGGGTTGTTGAAGGTTCCAAAAAACGTCTGCAGGCATTCGAGGGCGTGGTTATCGCTATTCGTAACCGCGGTCTGCACTCTGCATTCACTGTTCGTAAAATTTCCAACGGCGAAGGCGTTGAGCGTGTCTTCCAGACTCACTCTCCGGTAGTTGACAGCATTGCTGTTAAACGTCGTGGTGCTGTACGTAAAGCTAAACTGTACTACCTGCGTGAGCGTACTGGTAAGTCTGCTCGTATTAAAGAGCGTCTGAACTAA
- the trmD gene encoding tRNA (guanosine(37)-N1)-methyltransferase TrmD — protein sequence MWIGIISLFPEMFRAITDYGVTGRAVKNGLLSIESWSPRDFTHDRHRTVDERPYGGGPGMLMMVQPLRDAIAAAKAAAGEGAKVIYLSPQGRKLDQVGVSELATNQKLILVCGRYEGIDERVIQTEIDEEWSIGDYVLSGGELPAMTLIDSVSRFIPGVLGHEASATEDSFADGLLDCPHYTRPEVLEGMEVPPVLLSGNHAEIRRWRLKQSLGRTWLRRPELLENLALTEEQAKLLAEFKKEHAHQQQKHDGMA from the coding sequence ATGTGGATTGGCATTATTAGCCTGTTTCCTGAAATGTTCCGCGCGATTACTGATTACGGGGTAACTGGCCGGGCAGTAAAAAATGGCCTGCTGAGCATCGAGAGCTGGAGTCCACGTGACTTCACTCATGACCGGCACCGTACCGTGGACGAACGTCCTTACGGCGGCGGACCGGGGATGCTTATGATGGTACAACCCTTACGGGATGCCATCGCAGCAGCAAAAGCCGCGGCAGGTGAAGGCGCAAAGGTGATTTATCTGTCACCTCAGGGACGCAAGCTTGATCAAGTGGGCGTCAGCGAACTGGCAACGAATCAGAAATTGATTCTGGTGTGCGGTCGCTACGAAGGGATAGATGAGCGCGTAATTCAAACCGAGATTGACGAAGAATGGTCTATCGGCGATTACGTTCTCAGCGGTGGTGAGTTACCGGCAATGACGCTGATTGACTCCGTTTCCCGGTTCATTCCGGGGGTACTGGGCCATGAAGCATCAGCAACAGAAGACTCTTTTGCTGATGGATTGCTGGACTGCCCACACTATACCCGTCCTGAAGTGTTAGAAGGGATGGAGGTTCCGCCAGTATTACTGTCGGGAAACCATGCCGAGATTCGTCGCTGGCGCCTGAAGCAGTCGCTGGGCCGTACCTGGCTTAGAAGACCTGAACTTCTGGAAAACCTGGCTCTGACTGAAGAGCAAGCAAAGTTGCTGGCCGAGTTCAAAAAAGAACACGCGCACCAGCAGCAGAAACATGATGGGATGGCCTGA
- the rimM gene encoding ribosome maturation factor RimM (Essential for efficient processing of 16S rRNA), producing MMSKKAPVEPIVLGKMGSCYGIRGWLRVFSSTEDAESIFDYQPWFIQKAGQWQEVELESWRHHNQDIVIKLKGIDDRDAANALTNCEIVVDSSQLPELEEGYYWKDLIGCQVVTTEGYGLGKVIDMMETGSNDVLVIKANLKDAFGIKERLVPFLDGQVIKKVDLATRTIEVDWDPGF from the coding sequence ATGATGAGCAAAAAAGCACCTGTTGAACCGATTGTATTGGGCAAAATGGGTTCTTGCTACGGTATCCGTGGTTGGCTCAGAGTGTTTTCCTCCACCGAAGACGCCGAAAGCATTTTTGACTATCAGCCCTGGTTTATCCAGAAGGCGGGTCAGTGGCAAGAGGTCGAGCTGGAAAGCTGGCGTCACCACAATCAGGACATCGTTATCAAGCTGAAAGGCATTGACGATCGCGATGCCGCGAATGCGCTGACTAATTGTGAAATTGTCGTGGATTCGTCGCAGTTGCCTGAACTGGAAGAGGGCTACTACTGGAAAGACCTTATTGGTTGCCAGGTAGTGACTACTGAAGGTTACGGTCTGGGGAAAGTCATCGATATGATGGAAACCGGATCCAATGACGTTCTCGTCATTAAGGCAAACCTGAAAGATGCGTTTGGCATCAAGGAGCGGCTGGTTCCGTTCCTCGATGGGCAGGTTATCAAGAAAGTCGATCTCGCTACTCGTACTATCGAAGTAGATTGGGATCCTGGTTTTTAA
- the rpsP gene encoding 30S ribosomal protein S16 produces the protein MVTIRLARHGAKKRPFYQVVVTDSRNARNGRFIERVGFFNPLAAGAEEETRLDLDRIAHWVGQGATVSDRVATLIKAANKAA, from the coding sequence ATGGTAACTATTCGTTTAGCACGTCACGGCGCGAAAAAGCGTCCGTTCTACCAGGTTGTTGTTACTGACAGCCGTAATGCACGCAACGGTCGCTTCATCGAGCGCGTTGGTTTCTTCAACCCACTGGCCGCTGGCGCAGAAGAAGAAACCCGTCTGGATCTGGATCGTATCGCTCACTGGGTTGGCCAGGGCGCTACCGTTTCCGATCGCGTTGCTACGCTGATCAAAGCAGCAAACAAAGCAGCTTAA
- the ffh gene encoding signal recognition particle protein — MFDNLTDRLSRTLRNISGRGRLTEDNIKETLREVRMALLEADVALPVVRDFINRVKEKAVGHEVNKSLTPGQEFVKIVRNELVSAMGEENQSLNLAAQPPAVVLMAGLQGAGKTTSVAKLGKFLREKHKKKVLVVSADVYRPAAIRQLETLAEQVSVDFFPSDVSQKPIDIVNAALKEAKLKFFDVLLVDTAGRLHVDEAMMDEIKQVHAAINPVETLFVVDAMTGQDAANTAKAFNEALPLTGVVLTKVDGDARGGAALSIRHITGKPIKFLGVGEKTEALEPFHPDRIASRILGMGDVLSLIEDIESKVDRAQAEKLATKLKKGDGFDLTDFLEQLRQMKNMGGMASLMGKLPGMGQIPDNVKSQMDDKVLVRMEAIINSMTLKERAKPEIIKGSRKRRIAAGCGMQVQDVNRLLKQFDDMQRMMKKMKKGGMAKMMRGMKGMMPPGFPGR, encoded by the coding sequence ATGTTTGATAATTTAACCGATCGTTTGTCGCGCACGCTGCGCAACATCAGCGGCCGTGGACGCCTTACTGAAGACAATATTAAAGAGACGCTGCGTGAAGTGCGCATGGCGCTGCTTGAAGCAGACGTTGCGTTGCCGGTCGTGCGTGACTTCATCAACCGCGTTAAAGAAAAAGCGGTTGGTCATGAAGTCAACAAGAGCCTGACCCCGGGTCAGGAGTTCGTCAAAATCGTTCGGAACGAACTGGTTTCGGCGATGGGCGAAGAGAACCAGAGCCTGAACCTGGCGGCGCAACCGCCAGCGGTAGTGCTGATGGCCGGTCTGCAGGGTGCGGGTAAAACCACCAGCGTCGCTAAGCTGGGTAAATTCCTGCGCGAAAAGCACAAGAAGAAAGTGCTGGTCGTCTCTGCCGACGTCTATCGCCCGGCGGCGATCAGACAGCTGGAGACCCTGGCTGAACAGGTTAGCGTCGACTTCTTCCCGTCTGACGTGTCGCAGAAGCCGATCGATATCGTTAACGCGGCGCTGAAAGAAGCGAAGCTGAAGTTCTTCGACGTGCTGCTGGTGGATACCGCCGGTCGTCTGCACGTTGACGAAGCGATGATGGACGAAATCAAACAGGTTCATGCCGCGATCAATCCGGTAGAAACCCTGTTCGTCGTCGATGCCATGACCGGTCAGGATGCGGCAAACACCGCGAAAGCGTTTAATGAAGCGCTGCCGTTAACCGGTGTGGTACTGACCAAAGTGGACGGTGACGCCCGCGGCGGTGCGGCACTCTCTATTCGTCATATCACCGGCAAGCCAATCAAGTTCCTCGGCGTCGGCGAGAAGACCGAAGCGCTGGAGCCGTTCCACCCGGATCGTATCGCCTCCCGTATTCTCGGCATGGGCGACGTGCTGTCGCTGATCGAAGATATCGAGAGCAAGGTTGACCGCGCGCAGGCCGAGAAGCTCGCCACCAAACTGAAAAAAGGCGACGGTTTCGATCTGACCGACTTCCTGGAGCAGCTGCGCCAGATGAAGAACATGGGCGGTATGGCGAGCCTGATGGGCAAGCTGCCGGGCATGGGTCAAATCCCGGACAACGTCAAATCGCAAATGGATGACAAAGTGCTGGTGCGTATGGAAGCGATCATCAACTCGATGACGCTGAAAGAGCGTGCCAAGCCGGAAATCATTAAAGGCTCCCGTAAGCGCCGTATCGCGGCGGGCTGCGGGATGCAGGTTCAGGACGTTAACCGCCTTCTGAAGCAGTTCGACGACATGCAGCGCATGATGAAGAAGATGAAGAAGGGCGGGATGGCCAAAATGATGCGTGGGATGAAAGGCATGATGCCACCGGGATTCCCTGGCAGATAA
- a CDS encoding inner membrane protein YpjD, with protein MPVFALIALVAYSVSLALIIPGLLQKNSGWRRMAILSAVIALISHAFALEARILPGDGSGQNLSLLNVGSLVSLMICTVMTIVASKNRGWLLLPIVYAFALINLAFATFVPNEFITHLETTPGMMVHIGLSLFSYATLIIAALYALQLAWIDYQLKNKKLVFSNEMPPLMTIERKMFHITQVGVVLLTLTLSTGLFYMHNLFSMENIDKAVLSIIAWFVYIVLLWGHYHEGWRGRRVVWFNVAGAGLLTMAYFGSRVIQQLAG; from the coding sequence ATGCCTGTTTTCGCACTGATCGCTCTTGTGGCGTACTCTGTCAGCCTCGCGCTGATTATCCCTGGCCTGCTACAAAAAAACAGCGGCTGGCGGCGAATGGCTATTTTGTCGGCTGTCATCGCGTTGATAAGTCACGCCTTTGCGCTCGAAGCGCGCATTCTGCCGGGCGACGGCAGCGGACAAAACCTGAGCCTGCTCAACGTCGGGTCGCTGGTCAGCCTGATGATCTGTACGGTAATGACCATCGTGGCCTCGAAAAACCGCGGCTGGCTGCTGTTGCCGATTGTCTACGCTTTTGCGCTGATCAACCTCGCTTTTGCCACCTTCGTACCGAATGAGTTCATCACCCATCTGGAAACCACGCCGGGTATGATGGTGCATATTGGCCTGTCGCTGTTCTCGTATGCGACGCTGATCATTGCCGCACTGTACGCGCTCCAGCTGGCCTGGATTGACTACCAGCTCAAAAACAAAAAGCTGGTCTTCAGTAACGAGATGCCGCCGCTGATGACCATCGAACGCAAGATGTTTCACATCACCCAGGTCGGGGTTGTGCTGCTGACGCTGACGCTGAGTACCGGCCTGTTTTACATGCACAATCTCTTCAGCATGGAGAATATCGATAAGGCCGTACTCTCCATCATCGCGTGGTTTGTCTATATTGTCCTGTTATGGGGCCATTATCATGAAGGCTGGCGCGGTCGCCGCGTGGTCTGGTTCAACGTTGCGGGAGCAGGCCTCCTGACAATGGCTTATTTTGGTAGCCGCGTCATCCAGCAACTCGCCGGCTAA
- a CDS encoding HlyC/CorC family transporter: protein MEHISTTTLIVTLIVMVVISAYFSGSETGMMTLNRYRLRHRAKQGNRAARRVEKLLRKPDRLISLVLIGNNLVNILASALGTIVGMRLYGNAGVAIATGVLTFVVLVFAEVLPKTVAALYPEKVAYPSSFLLAPLLILMMPLVWLLNGVTRVLMRMMGIKADVVISSALSKDELRTIVHESRSQISRRNQDMLLSVLDLEKVSVDDIMVPRNEIVGIDINDDWKAIVRQLTHSPHGRIVLYRDSLDDTISMLRVREAYRLMTEKKEFTKEVMLRAADEIYYIPEGTPLSTQLIKFQRNKKKVGLVVDEYGDIQGLVTVEDILEEIVGDFTTSMSPSLAEEVTPQNDGSVLIDGSANVRELNKAFNWQMPEDEARTINGMILEALEEIPAAGTRVRIGQYDIDILDVQDNMIKQVKVLPVKPLRESVAE from the coding sequence CTGGAACACATCTCTACCACCACGCTGATCGTCACCCTGATCGTCATGGTGGTTATCTCTGCCTATTTCTCCGGCTCGGAAACCGGCATGATGACGCTGAACCGCTACCGGTTACGTCATCGCGCCAAACAGGGTAACCGGGCCGCACGTCGCGTGGAAAAACTGCTGCGTAAACCGGATCGCCTGATAAGCCTGGTGCTTATCGGCAATAACCTGGTCAACATTCTCGCTTCCGCGCTGGGAACCATTGTCGGCATGCGCCTGTACGGCAACGCCGGGGTGGCTATCGCCACCGGGGTGCTGACCTTTGTAGTGCTGGTCTTTGCCGAAGTGTTGCCGAAGACCGTTGCCGCGCTTTACCCCGAGAAGGTCGCCTATCCCAGCAGCTTCCTGCTGGCGCCGTTACTCATTCTGATGATGCCTCTGGTCTGGCTGTTAAACGGCGTGACGCGAGTGCTGATGCGTATGATGGGCATTAAAGCGGATGTGGTGATCAGCAGCGCGCTGAGCAAAGATGAACTGCGCACCATCGTGCATGAGTCGCGCTCGCAAATCTCCCGCCGCAATCAGGATATGCTGCTGTCGGTGCTGGACCTGGAAAAGGTCAGCGTCGACGACATCATGGTGCCGCGCAATGAGATCGTCGGTATTGACATCAATGATGACTGGAAAGCCATTGTTCGCCAGCTGACCCACTCCCCGCATGGCCGCATCGTTCTGTACCGTGATTCCCTGGATGACACCATCAGCATGCTGCGCGTGCGCGAAGCCTATCGGCTGATGACCGAGAAGAAAGAGTTCACCAAAGAGGTGATGCTGCGCGCAGCGGATGAGATTTACTACATCCCGGAAGGCACCCCGCTCAGCACCCAGTTGATCAAGTTTCAGCGCAATAAAAAGAAAGTGGGGCTGGTGGTCGATGAGTATGGCGATATCCAGGGGCTGGTGACGGTCGAGGATATTCTGGAAGAGATTGTGGGCGACTTCACCACCTCCATGTCCCCTTCCCTCGCTGAAGAGGTCACGCCGCAAAATGACGGCTCGGTGCTGATTGACGGCAGCGCGAACGTCCGTGAACTCAACAAAGCCTTTAACTGGCAGATGCCGGAAGACGAGGCTCGTACCATTAACGGCATGATTCTGGAAGCGCTGGAGGAGATCCCGGCAGCAGGTACGCGGGTGCGTATTGGCCAGTACGATATTGATATCCTGGACGTGCAGGACAATATGATTAAGCAGGTAAAAGTATTGCCGGTGAAACCGCTCAGGGAGAGCGTCGCGGAGTAA
- the grpE gene encoding nucleotide exchange factor GrpE has product MSSKEQKTPEGQAPEEIITEQHEEVEATEPEAGAEQVDPRDEKIANLEAQVTEAQNRERDGILRIKAEMENLRRRTELDVEKAHKFALEKFVNELLPVIDSLDRALEVADKANPDMAPMVEGIELTLKSMLDVVKKFGVEVVADTNVPMDPNVHQAIAMVESEDVAAGNVLMVMQKGYTLNGRTIRAAMVSVAKAKA; this is encoded by the coding sequence ATGAGTAGTAAAGAACAGAAAACGCCTGAGGGGCAAGCCCCGGAAGAAATTATCACGGAGCAGCACGAAGAAGTTGAGGCTACAGAGCCTGAGGCTGGTGCTGAGCAGGTGGATCCGCGCGATGAAAAAATTGCGAATCTGGAAGCTCAGGTCACTGAAGCCCAGAATCGCGAGCGCGATGGCATCCTGCGTATCAAAGCGGAAATGGAAAACCTGCGTCGCCGTACCGAGCTGGACGTTGAAAAGGCGCATAAATTTGCGCTGGAGAAATTCGTCAACGAACTGCTGCCGGTGATCGACAGCCTGGATCGCGCGCTGGAAGTAGCGGATAAAGCGAACCCGGACATGGCTCCAATGGTTGAAGGAATCGAACTGACGCTGAAATCCATGCTCGACGTGGTGAAGAAGTTTGGCGTCGAAGTGGTTGCTGATACCAACGTGCCGATGGATCCGAACGTGCACCAGGCGATTGCGATGGTAGAGTCTGAGGACGTTGCTGCCGGTAACGTGCTGATGGTAATGCAAAAAGGCTATACCCTGAACGGTCGTACTATTCGCGCGGCGATGGTCTCCGTAGCGAAAGCAAAGGCGTAA